The Macaca nemestrina isolate mMacNem1 chromosome 12, mMacNem.hap1, whole genome shotgun sequence genome contains a region encoding:
- the LOC105488761 gene encoding wee1-like protein kinase isoform X1, with protein sequence MSFLSRQQPPPPRRAGAACTLRQKLIFSPCSDCEEEEEEEEEEGSGHSTGEDSAFQEPDSPLPPARSPTEPGPERRLSPGQAPGSPGELEEDLLLPGPCPGADEAGGGAEGDSWEEEGFGSSSPVKSPAAPYFLGSSFSPVRCGGPGDASPRGCGARRAGEGRCSPRPDHPGTPPHKTFRKLRLFDTPHTPKSLLSKARGIDSSSVKLRGSSLFMDTEKSGKREFDVRQTPQVNINPFTPDSLLLHSSGQCRRRKRTYWNDSFGEDMEASDYELEDETRPAKRITITESNMKSRYTTEFHELEKIGSGEFGSVFKCVKRLDGCIYAIKRSKKPLAGSVDEQNALREVYAHAVLGQHSHVVRYFSAWAEDDHMLIQNEYCNEHSFPPLSSRFVQVRRTYSRLRYRDGGSLADAISENYRIMSYFKEAELKDLLLQVGRGLRYIHSMSLVHMDIKPSNIFISRTSIPNAASEEGDEDDWASNKVIFKIGDLGHVTRISSPQVEEGDSRFLANEVLQENYTHLPKADIFALALTVVCAAGAEPLPRNGDQWHEIRQGRLPRIPQVLSQEFTELLKVMIHPDPERRPSAMALVKHSVLLSASRKSAEQLRIELNAEKFKNSLLQKELKKAQMAKAAAEERALFTDRMATRSTTQNDPNFQCKFKGLWSKEKYLCMP encoded by the exons ATGAGCTTTCTGAGCCGGCAGCAGCCGCCGCCGCCCCGTCGCGCCGGGGCGGCCTGCACCTTGCGGCAGAAGCTGATCTTCTCGCCCTGCAGCGActgtgaggaggaagaggaagaagaggaggaggagggcagcgGCCACAGCACCGGGGAGGACTCGGCCTTTCAAGAGCCCGACTCGCCGCTGCCGCCCGCGCGGAGCCCCACGGAGCCCGGGCCCGAGCGCCGCCTCTCGCCCGGGCAGGCCCCCGGGAGCCCCGGCGAGCTGGAGGAGGACCTGTTGCTGCCCGGCCCCTGCCCGGGCGCGGACGAGGCGGGCGGCGGGGCGGAGGGCGACTCGTGGGAGGAGGAGGGCTTCGGCTCCTCGTCGCCGGTCAAGTCGCCGGCGGCCCCCTACTTTCTGGGCAGCTCCTTCTCGCCGGTGCGCTGCGGCGGCCCGGGGGATGCGTCGCCGCGGGGCTGCGGGGCGCGCCGGGCGGGCGAAGGCCGCTGCTCGCCGCGTCCGGACCACCCGGGCACCCCGCCGCACAAGACCTTCCGCAAGCTGCGGCTCTTCGACACCCCGCACACGCCCAAG AGTTTGCTCTCCAAAGCTCGAGGAATTGATTCCAGCTCTGTGAAGCTCCGGGGTAGTTCTCTCTTCATGGATacagaaaaatcaggaaaaaggGAATTTGATGTGCGACAGACTCCTCAAGTGAATATTAATCCTTTTACTCCGGATTCTTTGTTGCTTCATTCCTCAGGACAGTGTCGTCGTAGAAAGAGAACATATTGGAATGA ttcctttggtGAAGACATGGAAGCCAGTGATTATGAGCTTGAAGATGAAACAAGACCTGCTAAG AGAATTACAATTACTGAAAGCAATATGAAGTCCCGGTATACAACAGAATTTCATGAGCTAGAGAAAATTGGCTCTGGAGAATTTGGTTCTGTATTTAAGTGTGTGAAGAGGCTGGATGGATGCATTTATGCCATTAAGCGATCAAAAAAGCCATTGGCCGGCTCTGTTGATGA GCAGAATGCTTTGAGAGAAGTATATGCTCATGCAGTGCTTGGACAGCATTCTCATGTAGTTCGATATTTCTCTGCGTGGGCAGAAGATGATCACATGCTTATACAGAATGAATATTGTAATG AGCACTCTTTTCCCCCCCTCAGTTCAAGATTTGTACAAGTAAGGAGAACATACTCAAGACTAAGATACCGAgatg GTGGAAGTTTAGCTGATGCTATAAGTGAAAACTACAGAATCATGAGTTACTTTAAAGAAGCAGAGTTGAAGGATCTCCTTTTACAAGTTGGCCGAGGCTTGAGGTATATTCATTCAATGTCTTTGGTTCACATGGATATAAAACCTA GTAATATTTTCATATCTCGAACCTCAATCCCAAATGCTGCCTCTGAAGAAGGAGACGAAGATGATTGGGCATCCaacaaagttatatttaaaatag GTGATCTTGGACATGTAACAAGGATCTCCAGTCCACAAGTTGAAGAGGGTGATAGTCGTTTTCTTGCAAATGAAGTTTTACAGGAG aaTTACACCCATCTACCAAAAGCAGATATTTTTGCGCTTGCCCTCACAGTGGTATGTGCTGCTGGTGCTGAACCTCTTCCTAGAAATGGAGATCAATGGCATGAAATCAGACAGGGTAGATTACCTCGGATACCGCAAGTGCTTTCCCAAGAATTTACAGAGTTGCTAAAA gttATGATTCATCCAGACCCAGAGAGAAGACCTTCAGCAATGGCACTGGTAAAGCATTCAGTATTGCTGTCTGCTTCTAGAAAGAGTGCAGAACAATTACGAATAGAATTGAATGCGGAAAAATTCAAAAACTCACTTTTACAAAA AGAACTCAAGAAAGCACAGATGGCAAAAGCTGCAGCTGAGGAAAGAGCACTCTTCACTGACCGGATGGCCACTAGGTCCACCACCCAGA ATGACCCTAATTTTCAATGCAAATTCAAAGGTCTCTGGAGTAAGGAAAAATATCTATGTATGCCCTAG
- the LOC105488761 gene encoding wee1-like protein kinase isoform X3, giving the protein MSFLSRQQPPPPRRAGAACTLRQKLIFSPCSDCEEEEEEEEEEGSGHSTGEDSAFQEPDSPLPPARSPTEPGPERRLSPGQAPGSPGELEEDLLLPGPCPGADEAGGGAEGDSWEEEGFGSSSPVKSPAAPYFLGSSFSPVRCGGPGDASPRGCGARRAGEGRCSPRPDHPGTPPHKTFRKLRLFDTPHTPKSLLSKARGIDSSSVKLRGSSLFMDTEKSGKREFDVRQTPQVNINPFTPDSLLLHSSGQCRRRKRTYWNDSFGEDMEASDYELEDETRPAKRITITESNMKSRYTTEFHELEKIGSGEFGSVFKCVKRLDGCIYAIKRSKKPLAGSVDEQNALREVYAHAVLGQHSHVVRYFSAWAEDDHMLIQNEYCNGGSLADAISENYRIMSYFKEAELKDLLLQVGRGLRYIHSMSLVHMDIKPSNIFISRTSIPNAASEEGDEDDWASNKVIFKIGDLGHVTRISSPQVEEGDSRFLANEVLQENYTHLPKADIFALALTVVCAAGAEPLPRNGDQWHEIRQGRLPRIPQVLSQEFTELLKVMIHPDPERRPSAMALVKHSVLLSASRKSAEQLRIELNAEKFKNSLLQKELKKAQMAKAAAEERALFTDRMATRSTTQNDPNFQCKFKGLWSKEKYLCMP; this is encoded by the exons ATGAGCTTTCTGAGCCGGCAGCAGCCGCCGCCGCCCCGTCGCGCCGGGGCGGCCTGCACCTTGCGGCAGAAGCTGATCTTCTCGCCCTGCAGCGActgtgaggaggaagaggaagaagaggaggaggagggcagcgGCCACAGCACCGGGGAGGACTCGGCCTTTCAAGAGCCCGACTCGCCGCTGCCGCCCGCGCGGAGCCCCACGGAGCCCGGGCCCGAGCGCCGCCTCTCGCCCGGGCAGGCCCCCGGGAGCCCCGGCGAGCTGGAGGAGGACCTGTTGCTGCCCGGCCCCTGCCCGGGCGCGGACGAGGCGGGCGGCGGGGCGGAGGGCGACTCGTGGGAGGAGGAGGGCTTCGGCTCCTCGTCGCCGGTCAAGTCGCCGGCGGCCCCCTACTTTCTGGGCAGCTCCTTCTCGCCGGTGCGCTGCGGCGGCCCGGGGGATGCGTCGCCGCGGGGCTGCGGGGCGCGCCGGGCGGGCGAAGGCCGCTGCTCGCCGCGTCCGGACCACCCGGGCACCCCGCCGCACAAGACCTTCCGCAAGCTGCGGCTCTTCGACACCCCGCACACGCCCAAG AGTTTGCTCTCCAAAGCTCGAGGAATTGATTCCAGCTCTGTGAAGCTCCGGGGTAGTTCTCTCTTCATGGATacagaaaaatcaggaaaaaggGAATTTGATGTGCGACAGACTCCTCAAGTGAATATTAATCCTTTTACTCCGGATTCTTTGTTGCTTCATTCCTCAGGACAGTGTCGTCGTAGAAAGAGAACATATTGGAATGA ttcctttggtGAAGACATGGAAGCCAGTGATTATGAGCTTGAAGATGAAACAAGACCTGCTAAG AGAATTACAATTACTGAAAGCAATATGAAGTCCCGGTATACAACAGAATTTCATGAGCTAGAGAAAATTGGCTCTGGAGAATTTGGTTCTGTATTTAAGTGTGTGAAGAGGCTGGATGGATGCATTTATGCCATTAAGCGATCAAAAAAGCCATTGGCCGGCTCTGTTGATGA GCAGAATGCTTTGAGAGAAGTATATGCTCATGCAGTGCTTGGACAGCATTCTCATGTAGTTCGATATTTCTCTGCGTGGGCAGAAGATGATCACATGCTTATACAGAATGAATATTGTAATG GTGGAAGTTTAGCTGATGCTATAAGTGAAAACTACAGAATCATGAGTTACTTTAAAGAAGCAGAGTTGAAGGATCTCCTTTTACAAGTTGGCCGAGGCTTGAGGTATATTCATTCAATGTCTTTGGTTCACATGGATATAAAACCTA GTAATATTTTCATATCTCGAACCTCAATCCCAAATGCTGCCTCTGAAGAAGGAGACGAAGATGATTGGGCATCCaacaaagttatatttaaaatag GTGATCTTGGACATGTAACAAGGATCTCCAGTCCACAAGTTGAAGAGGGTGATAGTCGTTTTCTTGCAAATGAAGTTTTACAGGAG aaTTACACCCATCTACCAAAAGCAGATATTTTTGCGCTTGCCCTCACAGTGGTATGTGCTGCTGGTGCTGAACCTCTTCCTAGAAATGGAGATCAATGGCATGAAATCAGACAGGGTAGATTACCTCGGATACCGCAAGTGCTTTCCCAAGAATTTACAGAGTTGCTAAAA gttATGATTCATCCAGACCCAGAGAGAAGACCTTCAGCAATGGCACTGGTAAAGCATTCAGTATTGCTGTCTGCTTCTAGAAAGAGTGCAGAACAATTACGAATAGAATTGAATGCGGAAAAATTCAAAAACTCACTTTTACAAAA AGAACTCAAGAAAGCACAGATGGCAAAAGCTGCAGCTGAGGAAAGAGCACTCTTCACTGACCGGATGGCCACTAGGTCCACCACCCAGA ATGACCCTAATTTTCAATGCAAATTCAAAGGTCTCTGGAGTAAGGAAAAATATCTATGTATGCCCTAG
- the LOC105488761 gene encoding wee1-like protein kinase isoform X2, producing the protein MSFLSRQQPPPPRRAGAACTLRQKLIFSPCSDCEEEEEEEEEEGSGHSTGEDSAFQEPDSPLPPARSPTEPGPERRLSPGQAPGSPGELEEDLLLPGPCPGADEAGGGAEGDSWEEEGFGSSSPVKSPAAPYFLGSSFSPVRCGGPGDASPRGCGARRAGEGRCSPRPDHPGTPPHKTFRKLRLFDTPHTPKSLLSKARGIDSSSVKLRGSSLFMDTEKSGKREFDVRQTPQVNINPFTPDSLLLHSSGQCRRRKRTYWNDSFGEDMEASDYELEDETRPAKRITITESNMKSRYTTEFHELEKIGSGEFGSVFKCVKRLDGCIYAIKRSKKPLAGSVDEQNALREVYAHAVLGQHSHVVRYFSAWAEDDHMLIQNEYCNEHSFPPLSSRFVQVRRTYSRLRYRDGGSLADAISENYRIMSYFKEAELKDLLLQVGRGLRYIHSMSLVHMDIKPSNIFISRTSIPNAASEEGDEDDWASNKVIFKIGDLGHVTRISSPQVEEGDSRFLANEVLQENYTHLPKADIFALALTVVCAAGAEPLPRNGDQWHEIRQGRLPRIPQVLSQEFTELLKVMIHPDPERRPSAMALVKHSVLLSASRKSAEQLRIELNAEKFKNSLLQKELKKAQMAKAAAEERALFTDRMATRSTTQSNRTSRLIGKKMNRSVSLTIY; encoded by the exons ATGAGCTTTCTGAGCCGGCAGCAGCCGCCGCCGCCCCGTCGCGCCGGGGCGGCCTGCACCTTGCGGCAGAAGCTGATCTTCTCGCCCTGCAGCGActgtgaggaggaagaggaagaagaggaggaggagggcagcgGCCACAGCACCGGGGAGGACTCGGCCTTTCAAGAGCCCGACTCGCCGCTGCCGCCCGCGCGGAGCCCCACGGAGCCCGGGCCCGAGCGCCGCCTCTCGCCCGGGCAGGCCCCCGGGAGCCCCGGCGAGCTGGAGGAGGACCTGTTGCTGCCCGGCCCCTGCCCGGGCGCGGACGAGGCGGGCGGCGGGGCGGAGGGCGACTCGTGGGAGGAGGAGGGCTTCGGCTCCTCGTCGCCGGTCAAGTCGCCGGCGGCCCCCTACTTTCTGGGCAGCTCCTTCTCGCCGGTGCGCTGCGGCGGCCCGGGGGATGCGTCGCCGCGGGGCTGCGGGGCGCGCCGGGCGGGCGAAGGCCGCTGCTCGCCGCGTCCGGACCACCCGGGCACCCCGCCGCACAAGACCTTCCGCAAGCTGCGGCTCTTCGACACCCCGCACACGCCCAAG AGTTTGCTCTCCAAAGCTCGAGGAATTGATTCCAGCTCTGTGAAGCTCCGGGGTAGTTCTCTCTTCATGGATacagaaaaatcaggaaaaaggGAATTTGATGTGCGACAGACTCCTCAAGTGAATATTAATCCTTTTACTCCGGATTCTTTGTTGCTTCATTCCTCAGGACAGTGTCGTCGTAGAAAGAGAACATATTGGAATGA ttcctttggtGAAGACATGGAAGCCAGTGATTATGAGCTTGAAGATGAAACAAGACCTGCTAAG AGAATTACAATTACTGAAAGCAATATGAAGTCCCGGTATACAACAGAATTTCATGAGCTAGAGAAAATTGGCTCTGGAGAATTTGGTTCTGTATTTAAGTGTGTGAAGAGGCTGGATGGATGCATTTATGCCATTAAGCGATCAAAAAAGCCATTGGCCGGCTCTGTTGATGA GCAGAATGCTTTGAGAGAAGTATATGCTCATGCAGTGCTTGGACAGCATTCTCATGTAGTTCGATATTTCTCTGCGTGGGCAGAAGATGATCACATGCTTATACAGAATGAATATTGTAATG AGCACTCTTTTCCCCCCCTCAGTTCAAGATTTGTACAAGTAAGGAGAACATACTCAAGACTAAGATACCGAgatg GTGGAAGTTTAGCTGATGCTATAAGTGAAAACTACAGAATCATGAGTTACTTTAAAGAAGCAGAGTTGAAGGATCTCCTTTTACAAGTTGGCCGAGGCTTGAGGTATATTCATTCAATGTCTTTGGTTCACATGGATATAAAACCTA GTAATATTTTCATATCTCGAACCTCAATCCCAAATGCTGCCTCTGAAGAAGGAGACGAAGATGATTGGGCATCCaacaaagttatatttaaaatag GTGATCTTGGACATGTAACAAGGATCTCCAGTCCACAAGTTGAAGAGGGTGATAGTCGTTTTCTTGCAAATGAAGTTTTACAGGAG aaTTACACCCATCTACCAAAAGCAGATATTTTTGCGCTTGCCCTCACAGTGGTATGTGCTGCTGGTGCTGAACCTCTTCCTAGAAATGGAGATCAATGGCATGAAATCAGACAGGGTAGATTACCTCGGATACCGCAAGTGCTTTCCCAAGAATTTACAGAGTTGCTAAAA gttATGATTCATCCAGACCCAGAGAGAAGACCTTCAGCAATGGCACTGGTAAAGCATTCAGTATTGCTGTCTGCTTCTAGAAAGAGTGCAGAACAATTACGAATAGAATTGAATGCGGAAAAATTCAAAAACTCACTTTTACAAAA AGAACTCAAGAAAGCACAGATGGCAAAAGCTGCAGCTGAGGAAAGAGCACTCTTCACTGACCGGATGGCCACTAGGTCCACCACCCAGAGTAATAGAACATCTCGACTTATTGGAAAGAAAATGAACCGCTCTGTCAGCCTTACTATATACTGA
- the LOC105488761 gene encoding wee1-like protein kinase isoform X4, protein MSFLSRQQPPPPRRAGAACTLRQKLIFSPCSDCEEEEEEEEEEGSGHSTGEDSAFQEPDSPLPPARSPTEPGPERRLSPGQAPGSPGELEEDLLLPGPCPGADEAGGGAEGDSWEEEGFGSSSPVKSPAAPYFLGSSFSPVRCGGPGDASPRGCGARRAGEGRCSPRPDHPGTPPHKTFRKLRLFDTPHTPKSLLSKARGIDSSSVKLRGSSLFMDTEKSGKREFDVRQTPQVNINPFTPDSLLLHSSGQCRRRKRTYWNDSFGEDMEASDYELEDETRPAKRITITESNMKSRYTTEFHELEKIGSGEFGSVFKCVKRLDGCIYAIKRSKKPLAGSVDEQNALREVYAHAVLGQHSHVVRYFSAWAEDDHMLIQNEYCNGGSLADAISENYRIMSYFKEAELKDLLLQVGRGLRYIHSMSLVHMDIKPSNIFISRTSIPNAASEEGDEDDWASNKVIFKIGDLGHVTRISSPQVEEGDSRFLANEVLQENYTHLPKADIFALALTVVCAAGAEPLPRNGDQWHEIRQGRLPRIPQVLSQEFTELLKVMIHPDPERRPSAMALVKHSVLLSASRKSAEQLRIELNAEKFKNSLLQKELKKAQMAKAAAEERALFTDRMATRSTTQSNRTSRLIGKKMNRSVSLTIY, encoded by the exons ATGAGCTTTCTGAGCCGGCAGCAGCCGCCGCCGCCCCGTCGCGCCGGGGCGGCCTGCACCTTGCGGCAGAAGCTGATCTTCTCGCCCTGCAGCGActgtgaggaggaagaggaagaagaggaggaggagggcagcgGCCACAGCACCGGGGAGGACTCGGCCTTTCAAGAGCCCGACTCGCCGCTGCCGCCCGCGCGGAGCCCCACGGAGCCCGGGCCCGAGCGCCGCCTCTCGCCCGGGCAGGCCCCCGGGAGCCCCGGCGAGCTGGAGGAGGACCTGTTGCTGCCCGGCCCCTGCCCGGGCGCGGACGAGGCGGGCGGCGGGGCGGAGGGCGACTCGTGGGAGGAGGAGGGCTTCGGCTCCTCGTCGCCGGTCAAGTCGCCGGCGGCCCCCTACTTTCTGGGCAGCTCCTTCTCGCCGGTGCGCTGCGGCGGCCCGGGGGATGCGTCGCCGCGGGGCTGCGGGGCGCGCCGGGCGGGCGAAGGCCGCTGCTCGCCGCGTCCGGACCACCCGGGCACCCCGCCGCACAAGACCTTCCGCAAGCTGCGGCTCTTCGACACCCCGCACACGCCCAAG AGTTTGCTCTCCAAAGCTCGAGGAATTGATTCCAGCTCTGTGAAGCTCCGGGGTAGTTCTCTCTTCATGGATacagaaaaatcaggaaaaaggGAATTTGATGTGCGACAGACTCCTCAAGTGAATATTAATCCTTTTACTCCGGATTCTTTGTTGCTTCATTCCTCAGGACAGTGTCGTCGTAGAAAGAGAACATATTGGAATGA ttcctttggtGAAGACATGGAAGCCAGTGATTATGAGCTTGAAGATGAAACAAGACCTGCTAAG AGAATTACAATTACTGAAAGCAATATGAAGTCCCGGTATACAACAGAATTTCATGAGCTAGAGAAAATTGGCTCTGGAGAATTTGGTTCTGTATTTAAGTGTGTGAAGAGGCTGGATGGATGCATTTATGCCATTAAGCGATCAAAAAAGCCATTGGCCGGCTCTGTTGATGA GCAGAATGCTTTGAGAGAAGTATATGCTCATGCAGTGCTTGGACAGCATTCTCATGTAGTTCGATATTTCTCTGCGTGGGCAGAAGATGATCACATGCTTATACAGAATGAATATTGTAATG GTGGAAGTTTAGCTGATGCTATAAGTGAAAACTACAGAATCATGAGTTACTTTAAAGAAGCAGAGTTGAAGGATCTCCTTTTACAAGTTGGCCGAGGCTTGAGGTATATTCATTCAATGTCTTTGGTTCACATGGATATAAAACCTA GTAATATTTTCATATCTCGAACCTCAATCCCAAATGCTGCCTCTGAAGAAGGAGACGAAGATGATTGGGCATCCaacaaagttatatttaaaatag GTGATCTTGGACATGTAACAAGGATCTCCAGTCCACAAGTTGAAGAGGGTGATAGTCGTTTTCTTGCAAATGAAGTTTTACAGGAG aaTTACACCCATCTACCAAAAGCAGATATTTTTGCGCTTGCCCTCACAGTGGTATGTGCTGCTGGTGCTGAACCTCTTCCTAGAAATGGAGATCAATGGCATGAAATCAGACAGGGTAGATTACCTCGGATACCGCAAGTGCTTTCCCAAGAATTTACAGAGTTGCTAAAA gttATGATTCATCCAGACCCAGAGAGAAGACCTTCAGCAATGGCACTGGTAAAGCATTCAGTATTGCTGTCTGCTTCTAGAAAGAGTGCAGAACAATTACGAATAGAATTGAATGCGGAAAAATTCAAAAACTCACTTTTACAAAA AGAACTCAAGAAAGCACAGATGGCAAAAGCTGCAGCTGAGGAAAGAGCACTCTTCACTGACCGGATGGCCACTAGGTCCACCACCCAGAGTAATAGAACATCTCGACTTATTGGAAAGAAAATGAACCGCTCTGTCAGCCTTACTATATACTGA